From Humibacter ginsenosidimutans, a single genomic window includes:
- a CDS encoding ribonucleotide-diphosphate reductase subunit beta: MGILGTGIEEGLLLKPVKYQWAMDLYDQAVANTWFPNEIQLGEDLADFKKMTDEERHAVTFLVSYFNPNELLVNKALAFGVYPYLNAAEAHLYLAKQMWEEANHSMSFEYVLETFPIDREQAYASHVDVPSMARKEEFEVRYIRRMLEQKLDITTTEGKQDFIRNLVAYNIILEGIWFYSGFMVALSFRQRNLLRNFGSLIDWIVRDESLHLKFGMNLILTVLEENPDLQTPEFAAEIKQMILDAVEMEEQYNNDLLPGGILGLNANYINQYVKYLADRRLEELGFGAEYNVTNPAKWMAAANDTLELVNFFESINTSYESNAKASS; this comes from the coding sequence ATGGGAATCCTGGGAACCGGCATCGAAGAGGGCCTGCTGCTGAAGCCGGTGAAGTATCAGTGGGCGATGGACCTGTACGACCAGGCCGTGGCCAACACCTGGTTCCCGAACGAGATCCAGCTCGGCGAAGACCTCGCGGACTTCAAGAAGATGACGGATGAGGAGCGCCATGCGGTGACGTTCCTGGTCAGCTACTTCAACCCGAACGAGCTGCTCGTGAACAAGGCGCTCGCGTTCGGTGTCTATCCCTACCTCAACGCCGCCGAAGCGCACCTCTACCTCGCGAAGCAGATGTGGGAGGAGGCGAACCACTCGATGTCGTTCGAGTACGTGCTCGAGACCTTCCCGATCGACCGCGAGCAGGCCTACGCCTCGCACGTGGACGTTCCCTCGATGGCGCGCAAGGAGGAGTTCGAGGTCAGGTACATCCGGCGCATGCTCGAGCAGAAGCTCGACATCACCACCACAGAGGGCAAGCAGGACTTCATCCGCAACCTCGTGGCGTACAACATCATCCTCGAGGGCATCTGGTTCTACTCGGGCTTCATGGTGGCGCTGTCGTTCCGCCAGCGGAACCTGCTGCGCAACTTCGGGTCGCTCATCGACTGGATCGTGCGCGACGAGTCGCTTCACCTGAAGTTCGGCATGAACCTCATCCTCACGGTGCTGGAGGAGAACCCCGACCTGCAGACGCCGGAGTTCGCCGCCGAGATCAAGCAGATGATCTTGGACGCCGTCGAGATGGAGGAGCAGTACAACAACGACCTGCTGCCCGGTGGCATCCTCGGCCTCAACGCGAACTACATCAACCAGTACGTCAAGTACCTGGCCGACCGACGGCTCGAGGAGCTCGGCTTCGGCGCCGAGTACAACGTGACGAACCCGGCGAAGTGGATGGCCGCTGCCAACGACACGCTCGAGCTCGTGAACTTCTTCGAGTCGATCAACACGTCGTACGAGTCGAACGCGAAGGCCTCGAGCTAG
- a CDS encoding ribonucleoside-diphosphate reductase subunit alpha, whose translation MTITVVKRNGEREPYDANKINLAIEKASEGLDENITWVTQIASELELTLFDGITTQQLDEAVIQVALQNVKDDPAFDTVAARLLLKTIYKRVLGDYEDDEELKRLHREGFVPYIERGVAEDLLDPRFTDLFDLNRLAGVLEPSNDGLLKYIGLVTLNNRYGIKARNGDPLEVPQYFWMRIAMGLSLNEADPTGIAIEFYETMSRLDYLAAGSTLVNAGTKTPQLSNCFVMEMHDDIEHIAKSVRDVMWITKGTGGIGLSVTKLRSQGSPIRSNNTVSTGPIPFMHTIDSVLRAVSRGGKKFGALAFYMENWHLDFPDFLDLRQNSGDPYRRTRTANTAVWISDEFMKRVQNDEPWYLFDPLEVADLNELYGKAFSERYAFYAAEAEAGRLRMFKRMPARQQFKDILMSLQTTAHPWLTWKDTINNRALNNNTGTIHLSNLCTEICLPQDIDNIAVCNLASINLSRHLQDDGTFNWATIERSARLAVRQLDNLIDITMSSVPEADNANINNRAVGLGIMGFTDVVERLGLSYESEEAYDLIDEVAERISYYAIEESVDLAAERGAYPNFAGSRWSQGLVPFDTLALTEQDRGVEIKVNRTTRLDWDVLRERVKGGMRNATLMAVAPTASIGLVAGTTPGFDPQFSQIFSRSTSNGKFLEVNRNLVNALQQHGLWEKVREQVLRSQGDIQGIADIPDDIKKVYKTSFQLSPYAFLEVAARAQKWIDQAISRNIYLESRDVGDMVDIYSAAWERGVKTTYYLHMKPRHQAEQTTVRVNKAEEIGGARKGFGAVPAGVGAGSADAAGQATAPAPARRGFGFGGVAGGETK comes from the coding sequence GTGACAATCACGGTCGTGAAGCGCAACGGTGAGCGGGAGCCGTACGACGCGAACAAGATCAATCTGGCGATCGAGAAGGCGTCGGAGGGTCTCGACGAGAACATCACCTGGGTGACCCAGATCGCGAGCGAGCTCGAGCTGACGCTGTTCGACGGAATCACCACGCAGCAGCTCGACGAGGCGGTGATCCAGGTGGCGTTGCAGAACGTCAAGGACGACCCGGCGTTCGACACGGTCGCCGCCAGGCTGCTGCTCAAGACCATCTACAAGCGCGTCCTCGGCGACTACGAGGACGACGAGGAGCTCAAGCGGCTGCACCGCGAGGGCTTCGTGCCGTACATCGAGCGCGGCGTCGCCGAAGATCTGCTCGACCCCCGCTTCACCGACCTCTTCGACCTGAACCGCCTCGCGGGGGTGCTCGAGCCGAGCAATGACGGCCTGCTCAAGTACATCGGCCTCGTCACGTTGAACAACCGCTACGGCATCAAGGCGCGCAACGGCGACCCGCTGGAGGTGCCGCAGTACTTCTGGATGCGCATCGCCATGGGCCTCTCGCTCAATGAGGCCGATCCCACGGGGATCGCCATCGAGTTCTACGAGACGATGTCGCGTCTCGACTACCTCGCCGCCGGCTCCACGCTGGTCAACGCGGGCACGAAGACGCCGCAGCTCTCCAACTGTTTCGTCATGGAGATGCACGACGACATCGAGCACATCGCCAAGAGCGTGCGCGACGTGATGTGGATCACCAAGGGCACAGGCGGCATCGGGCTCTCGGTCACCAAGCTGCGCTCGCAGGGGTCGCCGATCCGCTCCAACAACACCGTGTCGACCGGGCCGATCCCGTTCATGCACACCATCGACTCGGTGCTGCGCGCGGTCAGCCGCGGCGGCAAGAAGTTCGGCGCCCTTGCGTTCTACATGGAGAACTGGCACCTCGACTTCCCCGACTTCCTCGATCTGCGACAGAACTCCGGCGACCCCTACCGCCGCACGCGCACGGCCAACACCGCGGTGTGGATCAGCGACGAGTTCATGAAGCGCGTGCAGAACGACGAGCCGTGGTACCTCTTCGACCCGCTCGAGGTCGCCGACCTCAACGAGCTGTACGGCAAGGCGTTCTCCGAGCGCTACGCGTTCTACGCCGCCGAGGCCGAGGCCGGCCGGCTGCGCATGTTCAAGAGGATGCCCGCCAGGCAGCAGTTCAAGGACATTCTGATGAGCCTGCAGACGACGGCTCACCCGTGGCTCACCTGGAAGGACACCATCAACAACCGTGCCCTGAACAACAACACGGGCACGATCCACCTCTCCAACCTGTGCACGGAGATCTGCCTGCCGCAGGACATCGACAACATCGCGGTCTGCAACCTGGCCTCGATCAACCTCTCCCGTCACCTGCAGGACGACGGCACGTTCAACTGGGCGACCATCGAGCGCAGCGCGCGTCTGGCCGTTCGCCAGCTCGACAACCTGATCGACATCACCATGTCGTCGGTGCCGGAAGCGGACAACGCCAACATCAACAACCGCGCGGTGGGACTCGGCATCATGGGCTTCACGGACGTCGTCGAGCGGCTCGGTCTCAGCTACGAGTCCGAAGAGGCGTACGACCTCATCGACGAGGTGGCGGAGCGCATTTCGTACTACGCCATCGAGGAGTCCGTCGACCTGGCGGCCGAGCGCGGTGCGTACCCGAACTTCGCAGGCTCCCGCTGGTCGCAGGGGCTCGTGCCGTTCGACACCCTGGCCCTCACCGAGCAGGACCGTGGCGTCGAGATCAAGGTGAACCGCACGACCCGTCTCGACTGGGACGTCCTGCGCGAGCGCGTGAAGGGCGGGATGCGCAACGCGACGCTGATGGCGGTCGCGCCGACGGCATCCATCGGTCTCGTCGCGGGCACCACGCCGGGCTTCGACCCGCAGTTCTCGCAGATCTTCAGCCGCTCCACCTCGAACGGCAAGTTCCTCGAGGTGAACCGCAACCTGGTGAACGCGTTGCAGCAGCACGGCCTCTGGGAGAAGGTGCGCGAGCAGGTGCTGCGCAGCCAGGGTGACATCCAGGGCATCGCCGACATTCCCGACGACATCAAGAAGGTGTACAAGACGAGCTTCCAGCTCTCGCCCTACGCGTTCCTCGAGGTCGCGGCGCGTGCGCAGAAGTGGATCGACCAGGCCATCAGCCGCAACATCTACCTCGAGTCGCGCGATGTGGGCGACATGGTCGACATCTACTCGGCGGCGTGGGAGCGCGGCGTCAAGACCACCTATTACCTGCACATGAAGCCGCGCCACCAGGCCGAGCAGACCACGGTGCGCGTGAACAAGGCCGAGGAGATCGGCGGGGCCCGCAAGGGCTTCGGCGCGGTGCCCGCGGGCGTCGGCGCGGGGTCGGCGGATGCCGCCGGCCAGGCAACAGCGCCGGCTCCCGCCCGTCGCGGGTTCGGCTTCGGAGGCGTGGCCGGGGGTGAGACCAAGTGA
- a CDS encoding MFS transporter, with amino-acid sequence MSAYTDLMRTPGVARIIAAQLLARFPNGMLSLALLTHIERVHHTYGAAGLVLAGASIGQAIAGPLTSRLMGRVGMRIVLAITTLVCSAGIVLVALVVMPIPVTIAVAAVAGLATPPVVPAVRTIYPKLVNSRLLAPLYSLDASAQELIWIAGPVVITFVATQISTTIGLLFCAAIMLGGGAWFILLPELGRVRIPPSKRRIGATLKRPTVLLATMVGFLLVGACAAIEAGTVANFAGHGPEAGIVLGIWSLASLVGGFAFGSRPIGPWALGTRMLVVFAGIALASIWVSNVWWLTAMLVVSGLGIAPALAVTSTIVSTSVKFSDTAEAFGWVGTGQLIGAALGSAIAGFLIDQHGPTGAFWVAGAFALVGALVPLLGRRWHPDLRGREISPMPDTEPVPTQPS; translated from the coding sequence GTGAGCGCTTACACAGACCTGATGAGAACGCCGGGAGTGGCACGGATCATCGCCGCGCAGCTGCTGGCGCGCTTCCCGAACGGCATGCTCTCGCTCGCGCTGCTCACGCACATCGAACGCGTGCACCACACCTACGGCGCCGCCGGTCTCGTGCTGGCCGGAGCATCCATCGGCCAGGCCATCGCCGGCCCGCTGACCAGCCGGCTGATGGGGCGGGTCGGCATGCGCATCGTGCTCGCGATCACGACGCTCGTGTGCTCGGCGGGAATCGTGCTCGTCGCGCTCGTCGTGATGCCCATCCCCGTGACCATCGCGGTGGCGGCCGTCGCTGGGCTCGCCACACCACCGGTCGTTCCCGCCGTGCGCACCATCTACCCCAAGCTCGTGAACTCGCGGCTGCTCGCCCCGCTGTACTCGCTGGATGCCTCGGCCCAGGAGCTCATCTGGATCGCCGGCCCTGTGGTCATCACCTTCGTCGCCACGCAGATCTCGACCACGATCGGACTTCTCTTCTGCGCCGCCATCATGCTCGGCGGCGGCGCCTGGTTCATCCTGCTTCCCGAGCTCGGACGGGTGCGCATCCCGCCGAGCAAGCGTCGCATCGGCGCAACGCTGAAGAGGCCGACGGTGCTGCTGGCGACGATGGTGGGCTTCCTGCTCGTCGGGGCGTGCGCGGCGATCGAGGCCGGCACCGTCGCGAACTTCGCAGGGCACGGGCCGGAAGCCGGCATCGTGCTCGGCATCTGGTCGCTGGCCTCGCTCGTCGGCGGATTCGCGTTCGGCTCCCGCCCGATCGGCCCGTGGGCGCTCGGAACGCGCATGCTCGTGGTGTTCGCCGGCATCGCTCTCGCGTCGATCTGGGTGAGCAACGTCTGGTGGCTGACCGCGATGCTCGTCGTCAGCGGGCTCGGGATCGCCCCCGCCCTGGCGGTGACCTCGACGATCGTGTCGACGAGCGTGAAGTTCTCCGACACGGCGGAGGCGTTCGGCTGGGTCGGCACCGGCCAGCTGATCGGAGCGGCCCTCGGCAGTGCGATCGCCGGATTCCTCATCGATCAGCACGGTCCGACCGGAGCGTTCTGGGTGGCGGGGGCGTTCGCCCTCGTCGGCGCCCTCGTCCCTCTGCTCGGCAGGCGCTGGCATCCCGATCTGCGCGGGCGCGAGATCAGCCCGATGCCCGACACCGAGCCGGTGCCCACGCAGCCCAGTTGA
- a CDS encoding NADPH-dependent FMN reductase yields the protein MTKLMIVVASVREGRIGLPIADWVRDTVERDGRFELDWADLKEIGLPLMSEPNHPRLRQYTQPSTIAWSERVDAADAFIFVQPEYNYSYPPSLKNALDHLSQEWWRKPLGTVSYGGISGGTRSVTALRVPETALGLVPTTANVEIPWAAKQIDDDGLFEANEHQERMLATQLDELLALAGALAPLRANRR from the coding sequence ATGACCAAGCTGATGATCGTCGTCGCCAGCGTTCGCGAAGGCCGCATCGGCCTTCCCATCGCCGACTGGGTGCGCGACACCGTCGAACGTGACGGGCGTTTCGAGCTCGACTGGGCCGACCTCAAGGAGATCGGCCTTCCTCTCATGTCGGAGCCGAACCACCCGCGTCTGCGCCAGTACACGCAGCCGTCGACGATCGCCTGGAGTGAGCGGGTGGATGCCGCCGACGCCTTCATCTTCGTGCAGCCGGAATACAACTACAGCTATCCGCCCTCGCTGAAGAACGCGCTCGATCACCTCTCGCAGGAGTGGTGGCGCAAGCCGCTCGGCACGGTCAGCTATGGCGGAATCTCCGGCGGCACGCGGAGTGTGACGGCGCTGCGTGTGCCCGAGACGGCGCTCGGGCTCGTGCCGACGACGGCCAACGTCGAGATTCCCTGGGCGGCGAAGCAGATCGATGACGACGGCCTCTTCGAGGCGAACGAGCACCAGGAACGGATGCTCGCGACTCAGCTCGACGAGCTCCTCGCGCTCGCAGGCGCGCTGGCCCCGTTGCGCGCGAACCGGCGCTGA
- a CDS encoding aldo/keto reductase, with protein sequence MQQRILGRTGRSVSVVGLGTWQLGADWGNVSESDALAVLEASADAGVTFFDTADVYGDGRSETIIGRFRALRPDAGITVATKMGRRVDQVPENYTLDNFRGWVDRSRANLRMDTLDLVQLHCPPTPVYSSDAVFDALDTLVEEGAIANYGVSVETVEEALTAIARPQMASVQLILNAFRLKPLERVLPAAQDAGVGIIARVPLASGLLSGRYTQETTFAPQDHRTFNRHGEAFDVGETFSGVDFATGVEAARRFADAVASARDSLGIECADRLTPAKAAIAWVSQQPGVSTVIPGARNVDQARSNAAAGSVPPLGEDFDSAVRDIYDEYIRGSVHDRW encoded by the coding sequence ATGCAACAGCGCATCCTCGGTCGCACAGGCCGCTCCGTGTCCGTCGTCGGCCTGGGAACGTGGCAGTTGGGTGCCGACTGGGGCAACGTGAGCGAGAGCGACGCGCTCGCCGTGCTCGAGGCATCCGCCGACGCGGGCGTCACCTTCTTCGACACCGCCGACGTCTACGGCGACGGCCGCAGCGAGACGATCATCGGTCGGTTTCGCGCCCTGCGACCGGATGCCGGCATCACCGTCGCCACCAAGATGGGGCGCCGCGTCGACCAGGTGCCCGAGAACTACACGCTCGACAACTTTCGAGGGTGGGTCGACCGTTCGCGTGCCAACCTGCGCATGGACACGCTCGACCTCGTGCAGCTGCACTGCCCGCCGACGCCGGTGTACTCGAGCGACGCCGTGTTCGACGCGCTCGACACGCTCGTCGAGGAGGGTGCGATCGCGAACTACGGTGTCAGCGTCGAGACCGTCGAGGAGGCGCTCACCGCCATCGCCCGGCCGCAAATGGCGTCGGTGCAGCTCATCCTCAACGCCTTCCGGCTCAAGCCGCTCGAGCGCGTGCTGCCCGCCGCGCAGGATGCCGGCGTCGGCATCATCGCCCGCGTCCCGCTGGCCAGCGGCCTGCTCTCCGGTCGCTACACGCAGGAGACCACGTTCGCGCCGCAGGACCACCGCACGTTCAACCGCCACGGTGAGGCGTTCGACGTGGGGGAGACGTTCTCGGGTGTGGACTTCGCCACCGGGGTCGAGGCGGCGCGCAGATTCGCGGATGCCGTCGCATCCGCCCGCGACAGCCTCGGCATCGAGTGCGCCGACAGGCTCACCCCGGCGAAGGCCGCGATCGCCTGGGTCTCGCAGCAGCCCGGCGTGAGCACCGTCATCCCCGGCGCCCGCAACGTCGACCAGGCGCGCTCCAACGCGGCGGCCGGCTCGGTGCCGCCGCTCGGCGAGGACTTCGACAGCGCCGTGCGCGATATCTACGACGAGTACATCCGCGGCAGCGTTCACGACCGCTGGTGA
- a CDS encoding acyl-CoA dehydrogenase family protein: protein MAESAVRVLSDELLERIRSRAAGYDRENAFFTDDLAELSDAGYLRALVPEEFGGLGLSLRDVAREQVRLASAAPATALAVNMHLVWTGVAKVMRDRGDASLEWLQREAGAGEVFGFGISEGGNDLVLFGSRTDARPDGAGGYTFHGTKIFTSLSPAWTRLGTMGLDSTSEDAPKIVFGFIDRAAGGFEIADDWDTLGMRASQSNSTKLDGAHAPADRIIRRLDPGPNADLLTFAIFSNFELLLASVYTGIGARALELAVAAVKRRTSMKNDGRPYAQDPDIRWRIASAAIEQDALYPQLDAITGDVDAVADHGSQWFAKLVGMKVRATETARDVVDKAVRVSGGSSYFASSELGRLYRDVLAGMFHPSDDESAHSTVATAWLGPLEG, encoded by the coding sequence GTGGCCGAGTCTGCTGTGCGCGTGCTGTCCGACGAGCTTCTGGAGCGCATCCGCTCCCGTGCTGCCGGGTACGACCGTGAGAACGCCTTCTTCACCGACGACCTCGCCGAGCTGAGCGATGCCGGGTACCTGCGAGCACTCGTGCCCGAGGAGTTCGGCGGGCTCGGGCTCTCGCTGCGCGACGTGGCGCGCGAACAGGTGCGATTGGCATCCGCCGCGCCCGCCACGGCGCTCGCCGTCAACATGCACCTGGTGTGGACGGGAGTCGCGAAGGTCATGCGCGACCGCGGCGACGCCTCGCTGGAGTGGCTGCAGCGCGAGGCCGGAGCTGGCGAGGTGTTCGGCTTCGGCATCAGCGAGGGTGGCAACGACCTCGTGCTGTTCGGGTCGCGCACCGACGCACGCCCCGACGGAGCCGGCGGCTACACGTTTCACGGCACCAAGATCTTCACGTCGCTCTCCCCCGCGTGGACCAGGCTCGGCACGATGGGCCTGGACTCGACCAGCGAGGATGCCCCGAAGATCGTCTTCGGGTTCATCGACCGCGCGGCGGGCGGCTTCGAGATCGCCGACGACTGGGACACGCTCGGCATGCGCGCCAGCCAGTCGAACTCCACGAAGCTGGACGGCGCGCACGCGCCGGCCGACCGGATCATCCGCCGCCTCGACCCCGGACCCAACGCGGATCTTCTGACGTTCGCGATCTTCTCGAACTTCGAGCTGCTCCTGGCCTCGGTGTACACCGGCATCGGCGCGCGCGCGCTCGAGCTCGCGGTCGCCGCGGTGAAGCGCCGCACCTCGATGAAGAACGACGGCAGGCCGTACGCGCAGGACCCGGACATCCGTTGGCGCATCGCGTCAGCGGCGATCGAGCAGGATGCGCTGTATCCGCAGCTCGACGCGATCACCGGCGACGTCGACGCCGTCGCAGATCACGGTTCGCAGTGGTTCGCGAAGCTGGTCGGCATGAAGGTGCGCGCCACCGAGACGGCTCGCGACGTGGTCGACAAGGCCGTCCGGGTCTCCGGCGGCAGCAGTTACTTCGCCTCCAGCGAGCTCGGCAGGCTCTACCGAGATGTGCTCGCCGGCATGTTCCATCCCTCCGACGACGAGTCGGCGCACTCGACGGTCGCGACCGCCTGGCTGGGCCCGCTCGAAGGCTGA
- a CDS encoding DUF6186 family protein yields the protein MSRIVTILGFVAVGVFGLVLAWYGKRAPDRVAPFGTLLDRVMASRAIRITILVFWWWLGWHFFVAAPLPASS from the coding sequence ATGAGTCGCATCGTCACGATCCTGGGGTTCGTGGCCGTCGGCGTCTTCGGCCTCGTGCTGGCGTGGTACGGCAAGCGGGCACCCGACCGCGTGGCGCCGTTCGGCACGCTGCTCGACCGGGTGATGGCATCCAGGGCCATCCGCATCACGATCCTCGTGTTCTGGTGGTGGCTCGGCTGGCACTTCTTCGTGGCGGCTCCGCTGCCGGCGTCGTCGTGA
- a CDS encoding RNA-binding S4 domain-containing protein — translation MAEARQQPTGGQGPQTTRTDIWVWSVRFFKTRSLATAACKAGHVKVNGERAKPAQVVRIGDEVRVMTDREHIVEVRGILTKRVGAPIAQAAYVDRTPALPPRVEQPAAVVRERGMGRPTKRDRRELERLRGRG, via the coding sequence ATGGCCGAGGCGAGACAGCAGCCGACGGGCGGGCAGGGACCGCAGACGACGCGTACCGACATCTGGGTGTGGTCGGTGCGGTTCTTCAAGACGCGTTCACTGGCCACCGCCGCCTGCAAGGCCGGCCACGTGAAGGTGAACGGCGAGCGCGCGAAGCCCGCTCAGGTGGTGCGCATCGGCGATGAGGTGCGGGTCATGACCGACCGTGAGCACATCGTCGAGGTGCGGGGCATCCTCACGAAGCGGGTCGGGGCGCCGATCGCACAGGCCGCCTACGTGGACCGCACTCCCGCGCTGCCGCCTCGCGTCGAGCAGCCGGCGGCCGTCGTGCGCGAACGCGGAATGGGCAGGCCCACCAAACGCGACCGGCGCGAGCTGGAGCGGCTGCGCGGCCGCGGCTGA
- a CDS encoding DUF2510 domain-containing protein produces MTDPQQPSTPPAWYPDPDPANPGGQRWWDGVRWTEHSRPAVPPTAAPTGAPAQQNVYQPAYQQPGYQPAYQQPGYVQQMPVGGAVFPRVAPGTSSNTWSVWLVVALPLVVIIAFMFVDFTSYLRTVFELGSSSEDYSGAAPAITSAMSQYFIMILLIDLLGLVAYGLSVLFAYFDHRELQRRGFVRPFHWAWTFLGGIVYVIGRAVVVNRRGGAHGLWPIWGLIAVFVIEMVLIGVKVAMVANSIGSLVTSYGGSFS; encoded by the coding sequence ATGACCGACCCCCAGCAGCCCTCGACCCCGCCTGCCTGGTACCCGGACCCCGATCCGGCGAACCCGGGTGGACAGCGTTGGTGGGACGGCGTGCGGTGGACCGAGCATTCCCGCCCAGCGGTGCCGCCGACCGCCGCTCCGACGGGGGCGCCCGCGCAGCAGAACGTGTACCAGCCCGCATACCAGCAGCCCGGCTACCAGCCTGCGTACCAGCAGCCCGGCTACGTGCAGCAGATGCCCGTGGGAGGTGCGGTCTTTCCGCGCGTCGCACCGGGGACATCCTCGAACACCTGGTCCGTGTGGCTCGTGGTCGCGCTGCCGCTCGTGGTCATCATCGCGTTCATGTTCGTCGACTTCACGAGTTATCTGCGCACCGTGTTCGAACTCGGCTCGAGCTCCGAGGACTACTCGGGTGCAGCGCCGGCCATCACGTCGGCCATGAGCCAGTACTTCATCATGATCCTTCTGATCGACCTGCTCGGGCTCGTCGCATACGGCCTGTCGGTGCTCTTCGCCTACTTCGATCACCGGGAACTGCAGCGCCGCGGCTTCGTGCGACCCTTCCACTGGGCATGGACCTTCCTCGGCGGCATCGTCTACGTGATCGGCCGTGCCGTCGTCGTGAACCGGCGCGGCGGTGCCCACGGCCTCTGGCCGATCTGGGGCCTCATCGCCGTGTTCGTGATCGAGATGGTGCTCATCGGCGTCAAGGTGGCGATGGTCGCGAACTCGATCGGCTCACTCGTCACCTCCTACGGCGGCAGCTTCTCGTAG
- a CDS encoding isochorismatase family protein has translation MARALLIIDVQNDFTEGGALGVDGGAAVAAGVTRMLREHPERYDLVVASRDWHNGTDDNGGHFAADGSAPDFVTTWPVHCVAGTPGADYHGSLDVDAVDVHIRKGQGVPAYSAFQGTADDGRSLSEVLDAAAIDDVDVVGIATDYCVRASALDAIADGKRVRVLLDLVVGVASESSAKALGELSAAGAELVSGPLRAD, from the coding sequence ATGGCCCGCGCTCTCCTCATCATCGACGTGCAGAACGACTTCACCGAGGGCGGCGCGCTCGGTGTCGACGGCGGGGCGGCCGTGGCCGCAGGCGTGACGCGCATGCTGCGCGAGCATCCCGAACGCTACGACCTCGTCGTCGCCTCGCGCGACTGGCACAACGGCACGGACGACAACGGCGGCCATTTCGCCGCCGACGGGTCGGCGCCCGACTTCGTCACGACCTGGCCCGTGCACTGCGTGGCGGGAACGCCCGGCGCCGACTATCACGGGTCACTCGATGTCGACGCGGTCGACGTGCACATCCGAAAGGGGCAGGGCGTTCCCGCGTACTCCGCCTTTCAGGGAACCGCCGACGACGGCCGGTCTCTGAGCGAGGTGCTGGATGCCGCTGCTATCGACGATGTCGACGTCGTCGGCATCGCGACGGACTACTGCGTGCGGGCATCCGCGCTGGATGCCATCGCCGACGGAAAAAGGGTGCGCGTACTGCTCGATCTGGTCGTCGGCGTCGCATCGGAGTCGAGCGCGAAAGCACTCGGGGAACTCAGCGCAGCGGGCGCCGAACTGGTGAGCGGACCTCTACGGGCCGACTAG
- a CDS encoding DUF72 domain-containing protein, producing the protein MTAFVGTSGWQYASWRGDFYPKGLRQRDELDYLAARVNSIELNGSFYALQRPDSYRRWHDATSDEFVFALKGGRYLTHMLRLRDTDQAMANFFASGVLLLGDKLGPVLWQLPESLEFDADTLERFCASLPATAREAAHIARGHDSKVRHPYVPRVRNDRRVLHAIEPRHPSFGDADVAKIVRSHGVALVLADSAGTFPVFDEQTADFVYARLHGPEKLYAGGYDRRRLRTWARRCRDQADAGRTHRDLYVYFDNDSDGRAPYDALAMAELLGAPSPNDSR; encoded by the coding sequence ATGACCGCGTTCGTCGGCACCTCCGGCTGGCAGTACGCGTCGTGGCGCGGCGACTTCTATCCGAAGGGCCTGCGACAGCGCGACGAGCTCGACTATCTGGCCGCCAGGGTGAACTCGATCGAGCTGAACGGCTCGTTCTACGCGTTGCAGCGTCCCGACTCGTATCGGCGATGGCACGACGCGACTTCCGACGAGTTCGTCTTCGCACTCAAAGGCGGACGCTATCTGACCCACATGCTGCGGCTGCGCGACACGGACCAGGCCATGGCGAACTTCTTCGCCTCCGGTGTGCTGCTGCTCGGCGACAAGCTGGGGCCGGTGCTGTGGCAGCTGCCGGAGAGCCTGGAGTTCGATGCCGACACGCTCGAGCGATTCTGCGCATCCCTGCCGGCCACGGCCCGCGAGGCCGCGCACATCGCGAGGGGACACGATTCCAAGGTGCGGCATCCGTACGTTCCGCGGGTGCGGAACGACCGACGCGTTCTGCACGCGATCGAGCCGCGGCATCCCAGTTTCGGCGATGCCGATGTGGCGAAGATCGTGCGCAGCCACGGCGTCGCGTTGGTGCTCGCCGACTCGGCCGGCACCTTTCCCGTGTTCGACGAGCAGACCGCGGACTTCGTCTACGCGCGGCTCCACGGGCCCGAGAAGCTCTACGCAGGAGGCTACGACCGACGCAGGCTGCGCACGTGGGCGCGGCGATGCCGCGACCAGGCCGATGCCGGCCGCACGCACCGTGACCTCTACGTCTACTTCGACAACGACTCGGACGGCAGGGCGCCCTATGACGCGCTGGCCATGGCGGAGCTGCTCGGCGCACCGAGCCCGAACGACTCGAGGTGA